GTATAAAATGaattgtgattgtttttataGAGGGTAAAGGTGGAAAAGGCAAGAAGAAGGGTGGCTCGTTCCAGACGGTGTCAGCTCTCTTCAGGGTAATTTCCTTATtagaaatattaattttattttcagttctaAATATGAATGTCTGTGTGTCCACTGTACATGGGATTGATCATAACAGGGCATCCTAGCTCTAATGTTTAGACAACCGGTGTGCATGTTTGAATAATTGGTGATTGATATCTTCTTAGATATCTATAATATGGATTAAATCATCTTTATAGTAGggattaatgaaaaaataaagtttttaaggTAACACCAAACTTTTCTCTTTCAAACTGTATATACAATAGCTTTATTATTATGCTCATTTATTTGtcccctttttattttttttgctgttagaTCATGTGGTAAATGTGAAGAAACCAAATAGTCGAGAAAACTGTAATTTCAGTGTCAAAATGtgtgataaattaaaaatgttatatcAATCAACAGGAAAATTTGGGCAAACTGATGACCAATTTAAGGAGCACTCACCCACACTTTGTGCGCTGCCTTATTCCCAATGAAACAAAGACACCAGGTGGGTCCCACACAGGAGTCCTATTCCTCACAATGATTCAGATGGGAGCATCAGTTTCTTATCATCACGTCATGAACTCTCAGCACTGCTTTCGTCTATTGTATTTTTACCGTACATCTTCCGTAGCTGCTATTTCAAACCAGAATGATGTCTGCATGTGACACAACTTTACAGCAACAATAATGTTGTTTATGGCTGTTAATGTTTAAGGCCTCATGGAGAACTTCCTGGTCATCCATCAGCTGAGGTGTAATGGAGTGCTGGAAGGAATCAGGATCTGCAGGAAAGGTTTCCCCAGCAGAATCCTCTATGGTGACTTCAAGCAGAGGTGTAGTAAATCACTCtgaattattatcatttattctCTTTTAGTTCACATATCAATCCTATTCTCTTGATAATCAAATTCTTCCAGGTACAAAGTACTGAATGCTAGCGTCATCCCTGAGGGACAGTTTATTGACAACAAGAAGGCCTCAGAGAAACTACTGGAGTCTATCAACGTGGATAAATCCCAGTACAGATTTGGCCATACTAAGGTAAGTcaagagattaaaaaataatcacaacatAATTAAATTGTTGCATAGCTTGGTTCAGTTAAGCTAATGTTATTGCACATATCATCAGGTATTCTTCAAGGCTGGTCTACTGGGTACACTTGAGGAGATGAGAGATGAGAAATTGGTTGAACTGGTCACAATGACTCAGGCTCTCAGTAGAGGTTTCCTCATGAGACGAGAATTTGCCaaaatgatgcagaggaggtaaGCTTATTGGAGTTTTTTCAGAAGAAATATATTGTGACTAATTCACGACCAAAAAACATGAGGTACTGTTATAAAGACAGCAAAAATTAGAAGCAATTTATTTCAGTTGCTTTGAGCATCACTTTAGTTTAAAGAACTCACTGATTCTTTATATTGAATCGCAATGGGATTTTAATCTGGGCCATAGCGTTTGGTGTTTCTGAGCTAGTATATGACACTGACACTGACAGGCGTGTGCCGTTGCTTCAAAGCAGTTCCTCCTGGATAATAAGTCTTACAGTTCAGTAAAGTAGATGTTGCAAAAACATCTACAAATATTCCTTTAGCGCCATTTGTGGGATGCAAAGGATAAAGAGTAATTGTGTACTTGACACCTTCCAAATTTTCCCTCTTTATTTCTAATATTTTGTAATGGATAAATTATAAAGTTTGTACTCTCACATATCTAGGAAAAGGAATTGGTGCTGGACCAAAGACAGCTGTGCAGCAGCAAAAATCTGACATAACAGaatctgttatattttttatttctacttgAAGGCTAGGGACTTTGTTTATCATGAAAACTCAAGGTACATTGTGAAATAATGGAAGTCTCTGTCTAACTGCAGTCCAGGATTGCATAGGCTGCATAATGTCATGAGTAGTCACgacaaaaatcattttgattattatattaatggatttatattttttaaaatgtgtaaagGGAGGAAATGCTCTGACATTGTCTTTTTCTTAAATCACAAGAGAAGCAATTTACAGCATCCAGTACAACATCCGCTCATTCATGAATGTTAAAACTTGGCCATGGATGAAGTTGTACTTCAGAATAAAGCCTCTGCTGAAGAGTGCAGAGGCTGAAAAAGAGATGGCACAAATGAAGGAGGACTTtgagaagaccaaagaggatcTGGCAAAGGCTCTCGCTAAGAAGAAAgaactggaggagaagatgGTTTCTCTGCTGCAGGAGAAGAATGACTTGCAGCTACAAATTCAGTCTGTATGTTGGAGGAAAAGAGATCTTTTCAGAAATTCTTATTTAAGAAATTTTATGAATATGTTTTCAGTAGTTTGTTCTTCAAAATCTAGGAAGCTGAAAACCTCAGTGATGCAGAAGAAAGGTGTGAGGGGCTCATTAAAGCAAAAATTCAGCTTGAAGCCAAGGCAAAGGAGACAAGTGAGAgactggaggatgaggaggaaataAATGCTGAGCTGACTGCTAAGAAGAGGAAATTGGAGGATGAGTGCTCTGAGTTAAAGAAGGACATTGATGACTTGGAGCTCACTCtggcaaaagtggaaaaagagaaacatgCCACTGAAAACAAGGTATGTATATCTTTCAAAATCCCATAAACTCCTTCTAAATActaataaccccccccccccccaaaatactATGAATATTGCATAATACTATGATCACAGGTTAAAAACCTGGTTGAGGAGATGGCATCTCAAGATGAGACCATTGCCAAGCTGTCCAAAGAGAAGAAAGCCCTCCAAGAGGCTCATCAGCAGACCCTTGATGATCTGCAGGCAGAGGAAGACAAAGTCAACACTCTGATGAAGGCTAAAACCAAATTAGAGCAGCAAGTGGACGATGTAAGAGGctttgtatttatgtaaaactgaaGGCACCTACTGATTTTTCTATATTTCTACGTGGACTCATCATGCTACATCTGAATGTTCTAGCTTGAAGGTTCCTTGGAGCAAGAGAAGAAGCTTCGTATGGATCTCGAGCGTTCAAAAAGGAAGCTTGAAGGAGATTTGAAATTGGCTCATGAATCCATAATGGATCTGGAAAATGACCACCAGCAGTCTGAGGAGAAACTAAAGAAGTATGTAATAATGAAACTTCACTTATTTCTTTGGTAATATTCAGATTCAGAGCTAACACACTTCCTTTATTTGGGCTACAAAAGGAGGGACTTTGAAATGAGCCAGCTTCTAAGCAGGATTGAGGATGAGCAAATACTTGGAGTTCAGCTTCAAAAGAAAATCAAGGAGCTGCAGGTAATGTGAAATTGTTTTCTTTGGGCATTGTTGACGGAcagaatatatatttttgcGACAATGTTTCAAAAGGAAGTGACTGATTGTTGAccagaataaaaatgatcacaaTCACAATTGTTTTCTACTTTCATACTCCTGAAAccaatgcatttattttcacctttaaaatgcattatttaaaaaaaaaataaaaaaaattgacagacATTTAATGATAAGCAAAACTGGGGTATGTGTGATAAAttgttccattttcttttttatgatgCAGTAATATAATTGACCGAGTATCCCAAAAACTCAAGTCAACTCCCAAATAAGACTTTTTTTgggggaataaaaaataaagcttgGCATTCAGGTATTCCAAATACACCCATATGTACAATATTTATGCATCACAGGCTCGGATTGAGGAGCTTGAGGAGGAGATTGAGGCTGAGCGGGCTGCTCGGGCCAAGGTGGAGAAGCAGAGGTCTGATCTCTCCAGGGAACTTGAGGAGATCAGTGAGAGGCTGGAAGAAGCTGGTGGAGCGACATCAGTTCAGATTGAAATGAACAAGAAGCGTGAGGCTGAGTTCCAGAAGCTGCGTCGTGACCTCGAAGAGTCTACCCTGCAGCACGAGGCTACCGCTGCAGCTCTCCGCAAGAAACAAGCCGACAGTGTAGCAGAGCTGGGAGAACAGATTGACAACCTCCAGAGAGTCAAACAGAAactggagaaagagaaaagcgAGTACAAGATGGAGATTGATGACCTCTCAAGCAATATGGAATCTATTGCTAAATCAAAAGTAAAATTTGTCAAACATGTCTATAATTTACAGAGCAATTGTTACTGGTGTTGATGTTTTATCATGTGCAGAAGAATTATGACTTCAACATTGTATTAAATTGTATCCATAGGGTAACCTGGAGAAAATGTGCCGGTCGCTTGAGGACCAGTTGAGTGAGTTTAAGTCCAAAAATGAGGAGCAGCTGCGTCagttaaatgaaattaatgttCAGAGATCAAGACTGACGACTGAAAATGGTAAGTGTGACATTTTGAGTGGCTATATTAAAATGCAAACCAGTGCAAAtcaagaaaacaattttttcaaCCAATCTCCAACCAGGGGAAATTGGTCATCAGTTGGAGGAAAAGGAGTCTCTTGTTTCACAGCTCACGAGGGGAAAACAGGCGTATATTCACCAAATCGAGGAGTTCAAAAGGCACCTTGAGGAAGAAGTTAAGGTATTCATTCACTTTTCAAAGAAAGATCTAATGTTTTGTTTGCCATCATAGTAAGGAATTTGCCCTTTCATGTATCATGACATCACTAGGCCAAGAATGCCCTAGCTCATGCTCTTCAGTCATCTCGTCATGACTGCGAACTTCTCAGAGAGCAGtttgaggaggagcaggaagccaAAGCTGAGCTGCAGCGTGCAATGTCCAAGGCCAACAGCGAGGTAGCTCAGTGGAGGACCAAATACGAGACTGATGCCATTCAGCGCACTGAGGAACTGGAGGAGGCCAAGTAATGAACAGTCAACCATTCACATTGTTTCCATGAATATTGATTGTCTAGATCATTATAAAaacctgtttatatttaaacagGAAAAAGCTGGCTCAGCGCCTTCAGGATGCAGAAGAGTCCATCGAGGCTGTGAATGCTAAATGTGGCTCTCTGGAAAAGACCAAACAGAGACTCCTGGGTGAGGTGGAAGACTTGATGATCGACGTTGAAAGAGCTAATGCTCTTGCTGCTACCCTTGACAAAAAGCAGAGGAACTTCGACAAGGTTACATACCAATTCTATTGCTGAAATGCACACCTTATTAATACGAGGTCACAGAAAACACTAAGTCATTTCTTCCATGTTCAGATTCTTGCTGAGTGGAAGCAGAAGTATGAGGAGAGCCAAGCAGAGCTGGAGGGAGCTCAGAAGGAGGCTCGCTCTCTAAGCACGGAGTTGTTTAAAATGAAGAACTCTTACGAAGAAGCTCTGGACCACCTGGAGACCCTGAAGAGGGAGAACAAGAATCTGCAACGTAAGCTGAGACATCTGTCACTTGATAGTTGACATTTGATATATTATTAAATACATGgcaaattcaagaaaaaatttgTAAAAGAAATTGATTGGAAATGTGATGAAATATATTCAATCTTGATTTAACAAGCAAAAGTTAATGAACTGAATCTAATTTATTGTTAACACAGTTACATTGTGAAACAGATAtagatgcatttttatttattttccacagaGGAAATCACAGATTTGACTGAACACATTGGTGAATCAGGAAAGACAATTCACGAACTGGAGAAGGCGAAAAAGACCGCCGAGTTGGAGAAAGCAGAAATCCAGACGGCCCTGGAGGAGGCAGAGGTatgtaaaattaattcaaagaaaaattgATGTAAGGAACTTTGGTAATGATGTTAAACTCCTACAACGTTGATTTTGTAGGCTACACTGGAGCACGAAGAATCAAAGATTATTCGTATCCAATTGGAGCTTACCCAGGTTAAGAATGAAGTTGACAGAAAACTTGCAGAGAAGGATGAGGAGATGGAGCAGATCAAGAGGAACAGCCAGAGAGTAATAGAAACCATGCAGACCACTTTGGATGCTGAGATTAGAAGCAGGAATGATGCCCTGAGAATCAAGAAGAAAATGGAGGGAGACCTCAATGAGATGGAGATTCAGCTGAGCCACGCCAACCGCCAAGCAGCTGAAGCCCAGAAACAGCTGAGAAACGTTCAGGGACAGCTGAAGGTACAGCAGTTCATTAAAACTGTGGACTATTTCAGCTTCATTTGGACCGCAGctaaattgatttttaattctatttagGATGCACAACTGCACCTTGATGATGCTGTTAGAGGtcaggaagaaatgaaggaacaGGTTGCCATGGTGGAGCGCAGGAACAACCTGATGCTGGCTGAGATCGAGGAGCTGAGAGCTGCTCTGGAGCAAACGGAGAGAAGCCGCAAAGTCGCTGAACAGGAGCTGCTTGATGCCAGCGAGCGCGTGGGGCTGCTGCACTCTCAGGTAGATTCAGTGTCGATTGTGAACAACACTCATTTGAACAATGCCTGGAATCCTCACCATTTGTTCTCTCCTTTAGAACACAAACCTCATCAACACTAAAAGGAAGTTGGACGCTgacctgatccagatccaaGGAGAAGTGGAAGATGCTGTCCAGGAAGCAAGAAATGCTGAAGAGAAGGCCAAGAAGGCCATCACTGATGTGAGCTCTGTTTCTTTACCTTTAAATCTCTGCTGGTTAAACAGCAGGTCGTTCGTGGGACTCAGAGTATATGCCTGAGACTTGACAGTGCTTTTGTTGTAATACTTTGGCTTTGAATATCAGACAGCCTAGTTGTGCTTGTTGCGGCAAACTTTAAGGAAACAAATTATCTCAGCAAACTGGACAAAAGTAGAGATTCTAAATTGATTCCAGCcaaagaaaagctaaaataagcttggtgatttttatttttattttcaataataatttGTCAGGCTGCCATGATGGCAGAAGAATTGAAGAAAGAACAGGACACCAGTGCTCAtttggagaggatgaagaagaatcTGGAAGTGACTGTGAAGGATCTGCAGCACCGTCTTGATGAAGCTGAGAATTTGGCTTTGAAAGGTGGAAAGAAGCAGCTCCAGAAACTGGAGGCTCGGGTAAGAAAAAGTCATGTCAGACTCTGTTCTTCAAATGTGGATTTGAAAAGAAACCATGTCTGGAATAGATTTGTTGACTTGAACATGCAGCAAAGCTTTTAGACAATGATTTTATTTAGCCTTTTATTACTATTAGTTCATTAACTATACATATGTGGACTACCAGTCAAAAGTTTGGTCACATCTTTTCCTTACTTggtattctttattttaaagacCAATTACATTGTAGATTTTGACTGAAGGCATCAGAACTGTGAACGAACACTTGTTGAGTTatgtagtaaaaaaaagtaaaataatggaaaagaggttttatatttttgattctTCAAATAAGCACCATCAGCATTCCTTATACAATCTGGAGGTTTGGTTTGGACTCACTGTCCTGgcgaaaaataaaacacaatccAAATCATCGCAAAGTGGATGGGATGGAAAGTTACTGCAGGATGCTGTGGCAGCCATGCCGGTTCAACGTGTCTTCAATTGTGAAAATCCACAACTTAATCTTACAAAGTTCACCTGTGAAGTGGAAACCGCTTCAGGTGACGACCTCATGAAGCTCATTGAGAGAAGGTTACGGTTTGTTAAGCTGTCGTAAAAGCAACGGGTGTCTACTCTGAGGAAtctaaatacaaaacatattCAGAATACTGTCACAGATTTTTGTTTGCTACATAATTCCACATATCATATTATAATTTTGAGATCttcaatttatatttacaatttagaaagaaataaaatgaacgaATAACCATTGAAAGAGAAGATGTGTCCAAACCCTAGCCTGGTAGTGTATGAACATATACTGTTCACTCactatttgattaaaaaatttttttttaaaaattaacaacacaaaagaacacaaaacaagaGAATAGCAACAAAGcctctttattttattgaatttgttAGAAATGTATTTACTAAATACCCTCATAAACATCTGTCATATTCTTTAtctgttgaaatgtcttcacacACGTCACCAGAACATCTGCATTTCTTGTTGCCAAGGTCCGAGAGCTCGAGTCTGAGTTGGAAACTGAGCAGAGACGTGGAGCCGAAGCAGTGAAAGGGGTTCGCAAGTATGAACGCAGAGTGAAGGAACTGACTTACCAGGTACTGGGAACTAAAAAAACTAGAtattaaaatgcaatttaaaGGTAAATCTTCTGCTCATTATCGTGTAACATATTTTATAATCAATTCTATCGGTTGTGTTACTGAAGACAAGCTGAATGTGGGTTATCTTCCAGACCCATAGGGGGCGTAAATCACCTTCTAACAGTGTTCCTCATATTGAAGTTAGCATAGAATGCAACTGAAAACACTCTTTACATGCTGCAAATCTAATGTTTAACAAATTTGTACCTCACTTGTTCATTAGAACTAGTAGGGACTCTTGAAGTCAGTCTTCACCTCTCACAAGTAGCTTCACTGACAGCAGTCGCTGCATCGCCAAAGCACAGAACCGTACCTTAAAAATACTTTACTAGGCATTAAAgacacaaatgtattcatacaTTTATCTTTGGGCAATAAATTAATGCCTTTATTATTTGTTGCTCATGTGAGTCCTTCAGAAGTGGCTTCTTTATGACATGAAACGTGCggtgttgtgtattttttaacgGTCTCATGCTGTTAGAAATGGTGCTAAATAGACTATCCTGTCTCCTGCCTCTAGActgaggaggacaggaagaacGTCGCCCGTCTTCAGGATCTGGTGGACAAACTGCAACTGAAAATGAAGACCTACAAACGACAGGCAGAGGATGCTGTGAGTGTGAAATGTTCAACACTTGCAACACAAATATGTGTCACATCAATGTCTTTTTTAGAACGTTAGAGCAGAGCTAAACAATTTAATTGCTATACGggtttttaatgtgaaacaacTTGTTGTTTGTCAACATTATTCTTAACAGGAGGAGCAGGCCAACACTCACCTGTCCAGGTACAGGAAGGTGCAGCATGAGATGGAGGAGGCCGAGGAGCGTGCTGACATCGCTGAGTCTCAGGTCAACAAGCTGAGAGCCAAAAGCCGTGAAATTGGCAGGGTAATTTCCTCACTACTTTTAATTTAGATCCCTCCAATAAAATTTATATATCTTTAAAAATATCTAATCCAATTTTAAACTTCTAATCCCTCACCGTGTCTTTGTTCTTTGAAGGGAAAGGACGCTGAAGAATGAGCAACAGTCTTGATGGGACACGGGGCAAGAAATCATACAATATATTGTTTTGTCCATTGTGTCAGGTCTCGTCTAAGAAATAAACGTGCAGCAACTTGATTCaagttttggtgtttttgtcaCTTGTTTTCTAATTACGGAAGAATTATTTACTGACAAACGTTATAAACCACAACAtttaacagcatttttttttaataaaggctGGTAAACAGGGAATTAGCAACATTTCTTCAAAAATGGGGAGAGTAGTGGGGAGTTATTACTTTATTATAACCACAAAACCAATTACAGTTAGAACACAATTCTGTACCAAAAGACAAATATTGGCATTCCATTCTCAATTGATTTTGTGAGTGAAAATCACTCCCAGTGCCAGATGTAAGCTGACACATTTGAGCAGTAGGTCACATGTTATCACTTAGATGTCCTTCAGGTTACAATAACTGTAAATCTTTGTCTTGTGGTGATAATGTTGTCAGTGACCTCTCAGTTTTTTAAGTGCCACAAAACACATGTCTCACCCTGTCAAGTTGTGATCCTGCAATGAAAATAGACCAATGGAACAACATGTATGAACATGAGCAGTGCTTATAGCTTTAGGTATCTATGCAGTAGGATAACAAGTATTAGTCAGTCTCCTGACAATCTAAAATATGTCATATAAAAGTAGCAGTGGTttcaagatctttttttttttacatgtaccCAGTATTACCTCCGGCTCAATAACAAATGCTGTTCTTAAGGGTTAACCTTTAGCACTGATTTTGTGAGTACTAATATATCTGAGGAAATATTAATCTGATAAAGTGCTGAGAAAAAACGGTCTGAATATGTCAATAACACGTCCTGAAAATACTTAGATTGTGTTGGACGAAGAGAGGTGGCTCTCTTTATATGTCATTTATTAAGTTGAAGTGTAGGGATGTCATGTAGAAAGATTTGAAGAGCAATTCTCCAGGAGTGATATACTTTGCGGTAACTTGATAAAGTGTCTTATTTTGTTGAGTATTTAATACATATAATCAGACAAAATAGGCTGTTTTATTCCCTCAGCTGTCTGTGCTACATCACATTTTGCAGTCTATTAtcatttttgtttcagtttaaGACCCAAGTGTTCGATTGCGTGTTAGATTAAACTAAAGTGGTCGTTTTTTCTGTTAGAATATTAGTATATTCTTGAAAAATGTGTCT
This sequence is a window from Antennarius striatus isolate MH-2024 chromosome 5, ASM4005453v1, whole genome shotgun sequence. Protein-coding genes within it:
- the LOC137594792 gene encoding myosin heavy chain, fast skeletal muscle-like; the protein is MSVDPEMECFGPAAVYLRKSERERIEAQNTPFDAKTAYYVTEPTQMYVKGKLVKKEGGKATVEIAGGKTLTVKDDDVFPMNPPKFDKIEDMAMMTHLSEPSVLYNLKERYAAWMIYTYSGLFCVTVNPYKWLPVYDSVVVSGYRGKKRIEAPPHIFSISDNAYQFMLQDRENQSILITGESGAGKTVNTKRVIQYFATIAVAGGKKHEAGPGKMQGSLEDQIIAANPLLEAYGNAKTVRNDNSSRFGKFIRIHFGTTGKLASADIETYLLEKSRVTFQLSAERSYHIFYQLTTGHKPELLEALLITTNPYDYPMISHGEITVKSINDIEEFIATDTAIDILGFSSEEKMSIFKLTGAVMHHGNMKFKQKQREEQAEPDGTEEADKIAYLMGLNSADMLKALCYPRVKVGNEMVVKGQTVPQVHNSVMALSKSVYEKMFLWMVVRINEMLDTKQPRNFFIGVLDIAGFEIFDYNSLEQLCINFTNEKLQQFFNHHMFVLEQEEYKKEGIEWDFIDFGMDLAACIELIEKPMGIFSILEEECMFPKATDMTFKNKMYDQHIGKSAPFQKPKPAKGKAEAHFSLVHYAGTVDYNVTGWLDKNKDPLNDSVVQLFQKSSVKLLAHLYVSHGADEGKGGKGKKKGGSFQTVSALFRENLGKLMTNLRSTHPHFVRCLIPNETKTPGLMENFLVIHQLRCNGVLEGIRICRKGFPSRILYGDFKQRYKVLNASVIPEGQFIDNKKASEKLLESINVDKSQYRFGHTKVFFKAGLLGTLEEMRDEKLVELVTMTQALSRGFLMRREFAKMMQRREAIYSIQYNIRSFMNVKTWPWMKLYFRIKPLLKSAEAEKEMAQMKEDFEKTKEDLAKALAKKKELEEKMVSLLQEKNDLQLQIQSEAENLSDAEERCEGLIKAKIQLEAKAKETSERLEDEEEINAELTAKKRKLEDECSELKKDIDDLELTLAKVEKEKHATENKVKNLVEEMASQDETIAKLSKEKKALQEAHQQTLDDLQAEEDKVNTLMKAKTKLEQQVDDLEGSLEQEKKLRMDLERSKRKLEGDLKLAHESIMDLENDHQQSEEKLKKRDFEMSQLLSRIEDEQILGVQLQKKIKELQARIEELEEEIEAERAARAKVEKQRSDLSRELEEISERLEEAGGATSVQIEMNKKREAEFQKLRRDLEESTLQHEATAAALRKKQADSVAELGEQIDNLQRVKQKLEKEKSEYKMEIDDLSSNMESIAKSKGNLEKMCRSLEDQLSEFKSKNEEQLRQLNEINVQRSRLTTENGEIGHQLEEKESLVSQLTRGKQAYIHQIEEFKRHLEEEVKAKNALAHALQSSRHDCELLREQFEEEQEAKAELQRAMSKANSEVAQWRTKYETDAIQRTEELEEAKKKLAQRLQDAEESIEAVNAKCGSLEKTKQRLLGEVEDLMIDVERANALAATLDKKQRNFDKILAEWKQKYEESQAELEGAQKEARSLSTELFKMKNSYEEALDHLETLKRENKNLQQEITDLTEHIGESGKTIHELEKAKKTAELEKAEIQTALEEAEATLEHEESKIIRIQLELTQVKNEVDRKLAEKDEEMEQIKRNSQRVIETMQTTLDAEIRSRNDALRIKKKMEGDLNEMEIQLSHANRQAAEAQKQLRNVQGQLKDAQLHLDDAVRGQEEMKEQVAMVERRNNLMLAEIEELRAALEQTERSRKVAEQELLDASERVGLLHSQNTNLINTKRKLDADLIQIQGEVEDAVQEARNAEEKAKKAITDAAMMAEELKKEQDTSAHLERMKKNLEVTVKDLQHRLDEAENLALKGGKKQLQKLEARVRELESELETEQRRGAEAVKGVRKYERRVKELTYQTEEDRKNVARLQDLVDKLQLKMKTYKRQAEDAEEQANTHLSRYRKVQHEMEEAEERADIAESQVNKLRAKSREIGRGKDAEE